The proteins below are encoded in one region of Rhinolophus sinicus isolate RSC01 linkage group LG07, ASM3656204v1, whole genome shotgun sequence:
- the SPMIP5 gene encoding sperm-associated microtubule inner protein 5, translated as MGLFHSCFPFLAESKIMESSKTFMRQLPVTPGYSGFIPYLSCQGTSSEDDMSQCLKTFQEKTQRYKDQLEEFHCSVAAAERLKPVSSEKAVLRALHEYYQQYHPLSLECKYIKKPLQEPPIPGWAGYLPRARVTELGCATRYTVMARNCYRDFLDIVEQAKRAHLKPYEEIYGVRSTPPPSPPMVLQHEELLPKCLNCSNPGGSCPALRRPLTEDPGPPGMCGCTQRPSMSCNGKIYLEPLSSAKARSGEPPKER; from the exons ATGGGACTGTTTCATTCCTGCTTCCCTTTTTTAGCAGAGAGCAAAATCATGGAGTCTTCTAAGACCTTCATGAGACAGCTGCCAGTCACACCAGGCTACAGTG GCTTCATCCCGTACCTCAGCTGCCAGGGTACCTCCAGCGAGGATGACATGTCCCAATGTCTGAAAACCTTTCAGGAGAAAACACAGCGATATAAAGACCAGCTGGAGGAATTTCACTGTTCGGTGGCTGCTGCCGAGAGACTGAAGCCTGTCAGCTCCGAGAAGGCTGTCCTGCGGGCCCTGCACGAGTACTACCAGCAGTACCACCCCTTGAGTCTGG AATGCAAATACATCAAGAAGCCCCTCCAGGAGCCCCCGATCCCTGGCTGGGCAGGCTACCTTCCGAGAGCCAGGGTCACGGAGTTAGGCTGTGCCACACGGTACACTGTCATGGCCAGGAACTGCTACAGGGACTTCCTGGACATCGTGGAGCAGGCAAAGAGAGCGCACCTGAAGCCGTATGAGGA AATATATGGAGTTAGGTCTACGCCACCTCCTTCTCCTCCAATGGTTTTGCAGCATGAAGAGCTGCTGCCAAAGTGTCTGAACTGCTCTAATCCAG GTGGTAGCTGTCCTGCCCTCAGAAGACCCCTGACAGAGGACCCTGGACCTCCGGGGATGTGTGGCTGTACTCAGAGGCCAAGTATGTCATGTAATGGGAAGATTTATCTGGAGCCACTGTCCTCAGCCAAGGCTAGAAGTGGAGAGCCTCCCAAGGAGAGGTGA